The uncultured Bacteroides sp. genome has a segment encoding these proteins:
- a CDS encoding histidine kinase, translating to MKQHINNPRPLELLIHVIGWGILFGFPFFFMNREGNYTMNWMEYLRHSAVPFSFLVVFYANYLHLIPRYFFRQRIKRYVIINIILVTIVGLCLHFWQQSFFPQIHPPRIPEMMGEFGPKKFGLDHGHGHGKSNWIFFTRDLLSLILTVGLSAAIKISYRWTEMETARSEAEKSKTEAELKNLRNQLNPHFLLNTLNNIYALIAFSPDKAQQAVHDLSKLLRYVLYDNNQTFVPLNKEVDFIKNYIELMKIRLSDNVKVDVKINMLANSDTMVAPLLFITLIENSFKHGVSYSAPSFINIQLEERENGSVECCIKNSYFPKSEHDKSGSGIGLGSLKKRLELLYPSRYTWNKEIKDNVYTSILVINKE from the coding sequence ATGAAACAGCATATTAATAACCCCCGTCCCCTTGAGTTGCTTATCCACGTGATAGGTTGGGGTATTTTATTTGGTTTTCCCTTCTTCTTTATGAACAGAGAAGGAAATTACACTATGAATTGGATGGAGTATCTTCGTCACTCGGCAGTTCCATTTTCCTTTTTGGTGGTATTTTATGCTAACTATCTTCATTTGATACCCCGATACTTTTTTCGCCAGCGAATTAAGCGTTATGTGATAATTAATATCATACTGGTAACAATAGTGGGGTTGTGTTTACATTTTTGGCAACAATCTTTTTTTCCTCAGATTCATCCTCCACGTATACCAGAAATGATGGGTGAATTTGGTCCCAAAAAGTTTGGATTAGACCATGGCCATGGGCATGGTAAGTCCAACTGGATTTTCTTTACCCGAGATTTACTTTCCCTCATTCTTACTGTGGGACTAAGTGCAGCAATAAAAATAAGTTATCGTTGGACGGAAATGGAGACGGCTAGAAGTGAAGCGGAAAAGAGTAAAACAGAAGCAGAACTTAAGAATCTTAGAAATCAACTAAATCCTCATTTTCTACTCAATACCCTAAATAACATTTATGCTCTGATAGCCTTTTCTCCAGATAAAGCCCAACAGGCGGTACACGACTTAAGTAAGTTGCTTCGTTATGTGCTTTATGATAATAATCAAACTTTTGTACCACTTAATAAGGAAGTAGACTTTATCAAAAATTATATTGAGTTGATGAAAATCCGCCTGTCGGATAATGTTAAGGTCGATGTAAAAATCAATATGCTTGCAAACTCTGATACAATGGTTGCTCCACTACTTTTTATCACCCTAATTGAGAATTCTTTTAAGCATGGAGTGAGCTACAGTGCCCCTTCTTTTATAAACATCCAACTCGAAGAACGTGAAAATGGCAGTGTAGAATGTTGCATTAAAAATAGTTATTTCCCCAAAAGTGAACATGATAAAAGCGGATCTGGCATTGGACTTGGATCTTTAAAAAAGCGGTTGGAGTTACTTTACCCAAGTCGCTATACATGGAATAAAGAAATAAAAGACAACGTTTATACTTCTATATTGGTAATAAACAAAGAATGA
- a CDS encoding ABC transporter permease, whose product MNGTNLLKIALRALGNNKLRTFLTMLGIIIGVASVITMLAIGQGSKRSIQSQISEMGSNMIMIQPGNMERGGVRQGASDMQTLKLEDYKTLRDNCKYLAAVSPVVNSSGQLIYGANNYPSSIYGVSPEYLSIRQLSVESGDTFTDQDILSSAKVCLIGKTIVDNLFTGGEDPVGKMIRFNKIPFKVIGVLKSKGYNSMGMDQDAIVLSPYTTIQKRVLAITHIQELYCSALTEDMTDKATDEITTNLRHNHKLKDADNDDFNVRSQKELSTMLSSTTDLMTVLLACIASISLVVGGIGIMNIMYVSVTERTREIGLRMSVGARGIDILSQFLIEAILISITGGIIGVILGVGASFGVKFIAKWPIYIQPWSVFLSFGVCTITGIFFGWYPAKKAADLDPIEAIRYE is encoded by the coding sequence ATGAACGGAACAAATTTACTTAAAATAGCACTGCGGGCTCTGGGTAATAATAAGCTCAGAACTTTCCTCACCATGCTGGGGATCATTATCGGTGTGGCATCTGTCATCACTATGCTTGCCATCGGACAAGGTTCTAAGAGGAGCATTCAAAGCCAGATTTCAGAGATGGGAAGCAACATGATCATGATTCAACCCGGAAACATGGAACGAGGAGGTGTGCGGCAAGGAGCCAGTGACATGCAAACACTGAAGCTGGAAGATTATAAAACTTTGCGTGACAACTGTAAATACCTGGCCGCCGTATCTCCTGTTGTGAACAGTAGCGGACAGTTGATTTACGGAGCCAACAACTACCCCAGCTCTATCTATGGTGTTTCACCGGAATACCTCAGCATCCGCCAGTTATCGGTTGAGAGTGGAGATACTTTCACTGATCAAGATATACTTTCTTCTGCCAAAGTATGTCTGATAGGTAAAACAATAGTCGACAACCTGTTTACCGGAGGTGAAGATCCGGTGGGTAAAATGATACGTTTCAATAAGATTCCGTTCAAGGTTATCGGAGTTCTGAAGAGCAAAGGATACAACAGCATGGGCATGGACCAGGATGCCATTGTTCTCTCACCATACACAACCATACAAAAAAGAGTACTCGCCATAACACACATTCAGGAATTATATTGTTCGGCACTGACCGAAGACATGACAGACAAAGCTACAGATGAGATAACGACAAATCTCCGCCACAACCACAAACTCAAAGATGCGGACAACGACGATTTTAACGTCCGCAGTCAGAAGGAACTCAGCACAATGCTGAGTTCCACAACTGACCTCATGACAGTTCTGCTTGCATGTATTGCCAGTATCTCATTAGTAGTGGGCGGTATCGGGATTATGAATATCATGTACGTCAGCGTAACAGAACGCACCCGTGAAATTGGCTTGCGAATGAGTGTTGGTGCCCGAGGGATAGACATTCTGAGTCAGTTCCTTATTGAAGCAATTCTTATTAGTATCACCGGTGGTATTATTGGTGTTATACTCGGTGTAGGAGCTTCGTTTGGAGTCAAGTTCATTGCTAAATGGCCTATCTATATTCAGCCATGGAGTGTATTCCTCTCCTTTGGAGTATGTACCATCACAGGTATTTTCTTTGGATGGTATCCTGCAAAGAAAGCAGCCGATCTAGATCCTATTGAAGCCATTCGGTATGAATAA
- a CDS encoding LytTR family DNA-binding domain-containing protein encodes MTLNCCIIDDEPLALDLLESYVLKTPFLHLTGKYLGALQAMNELQTNDIDLIFLDIQMPGLNGLDFSRMIGEKTRIIFTTAFNQYALDSYKVNALDYLLKPISYPDFVQAASKALRWFEMVRRPSISAPMEPVTPLIPEASPVKEEIDSIFVKSDYKLIQIKLANILYIEGLKDYIKIYTEDEPKPLLSLMSMKSMEELLPSGRFMRVHRSYIVQVEKIKVIDRNRIVFGKAYIPISDSYKKEFAVFLNNRSL; translated from the coding sequence ATGACTCTGAACTGCTGTATTATTGATGATGAACCACTGGCACTTGATCTATTAGAAAGCTATGTACTCAAAACACCTTTTCTTCATCTGACCGGAAAATATCTTGGTGCGCTGCAAGCAATGAACGAACTTCAGACTAACGATATTGATTTAATCTTTCTTGACATCCAAATGCCCGGACTTAATGGACTGGATTTTTCGAGAATGATTGGTGAGAAAACGCGCATTATTTTTACTACAGCTTTTAATCAGTATGCTCTGGATAGTTACAAGGTGAATGCGCTTGACTATCTACTCAAACCTATCAGCTATCCGGATTTTGTGCAGGCAGCCAGTAAAGCATTACGCTGGTTTGAGATGGTTCGCCGTCCGTCAATTTCTGCTCCAATGGAACCTGTAACTCCACTCATACCTGAAGCCAGTCCTGTAAAAGAAGAAATAGATAGTATCTTTGTAAAAAGTGATTATAAACTGATTCAGATTAAGTTAGCCAATATTCTTTATATTGAAGGGCTGAAAGATTATATAAAAATCTATACTGAAGATGAACCAAAGCCACTTCTCTCACTGATGAGTATGAAGTCTATGGAAGAACTTCTTCCCTCTGGACGTTTCATGCGGGTACATCGCTCTTATATTGTTCAAGTTGAAAAGATAAAAGTGATTGACCGCAACCGTATAGTTTTTGGAAAAGCATATATTCCCATTAGTGATTCTTACAAGAAAGAGTTTGCAGTATTTCTTAACAACCGATCATTATAG
- a CDS encoding IS1182 family transposase, whose translation MLPLQQAIPFSNYTDLYDLLIPQDNLLRQINDLIDFSFVHKELLDKYCLNNGRTAECPIRMFKYLLLKTIFDISDVDVVERSRYDLSFKYFLDLAPEETELISPSSLCKFRRLRLKDKDLLNLLIGTTVSIAIDKGIIKSKTIIVDSTHTGSRSNPYSPVEILRLRSKQLRKSLYDVEESIKEGLPLKNEDDDLEHELDYTKALFEVVSDNETLVNVPKVRERLNMLKETLSDIEDHYVSSTDEDARVGHKSQDKSFFGYKTHIAMSDERIITAATVTSGEKGDGPQLPELVEQSRNNGMEVETVIGDTAYSGKNNIQLAQDEQKGFELVAKLNPAISQGSRRAEQSFEFNKDAGMFVCPAGHMAIRRAKQGKKNQGKNQFIVYFFNTDKCRICGRRQGCYKEGAKTKTYSVRIKSDEHKHQIDFQETDEFRAKSRSRYKIEAKNAELKNVFGYDRALSYGLTCMQLQGAMAIFAANIKRILKLI comes from the coding sequence ATGCTTCCATTGCAACAAGCCATACCGTTCAGTAATTACACAGATCTATACGATTTGCTTATTCCACAGGACAATCTATTGCGTCAAATAAACGACCTGATAGACTTCTCTTTCGTCCATAAGGAACTCCTGGACAAATACTGCCTGAATAACGGTCGTACGGCCGAGTGCCCGATCAGGATGTTCAAATATCTTTTGTTAAAGACAATCTTTGATATTTCGGACGTGGACGTTGTTGAACGCTCGCGATATGATCTTTCATTCAAATACTTTTTGGATCTGGCTCCCGAGGAAACCGAATTGATCTCTCCAAGTTCTTTGTGTAAGTTTCGCCGACTCCGTTTGAAGGACAAGGATTTGTTGAATCTGCTTATAGGAACGACAGTGTCTATTGCAATAGACAAGGGAATCATCAAGTCAAAGACCATTATTGTTGATTCCACACACACCGGTTCACGGAGCAACCCGTATTCGCCTGTCGAGATTTTGCGACTTCGTTCAAAGCAGTTGCGCAAGAGCCTTTATGATGTGGAGGAGTCAATAAAAGAAGGTTTGCCCCTGAAGAATGAAGATGACGATCTGGAGCATGAGCTTGATTATACCAAAGCGTTGTTTGAAGTCGTATCCGACAACGAGACATTGGTCAATGTTCCCAAAGTCAGAGAGCGTCTGAACATGCTCAAGGAAACGCTTTCAGATATCGAGGATCATTATGTCAGCTCCACAGATGAAGATGCACGGGTTGGACACAAAAGCCAGGACAAGTCGTTCTTTGGCTATAAGACACACATCGCCATGAGTGACGAACGTATAATCACTGCCGCCACAGTCACTTCCGGGGAGAAGGGTGACGGTCCCCAATTACCCGAACTTGTTGAACAGAGCCGAAACAACGGCATGGAAGTTGAAACAGTCATTGGAGACACCGCATATTCGGGAAAGAACAACATTCAGCTCGCTCAAGATGAGCAAAAAGGATTTGAACTGGTGGCAAAACTTAATCCTGCCATAAGCCAAGGCTCCCGACGGGCGGAGCAAAGTTTTGAATTCAATAAGGATGCGGGTATGTTCGTATGCCCTGCAGGGCATATGGCGATACGGCGTGCCAAGCAGGGTAAAAAGAATCAAGGAAAGAATCAGTTTATCGTATACTTCTTCAATACTGACAAATGTCGGATATGTGGCAGGCGGCAAGGATGTTACAAAGAGGGTGCAAAAACGAAAACCTACTCGGTCAGGATTAAATCTGACGAACATAAACACCAGATAGATTTTCAAGAAACGGATGAATTTAGGGCCAAATCTAGATCACGATACAAGATAGAAGCTAAAAATGCGGAACTTAAGAATGTCTTCGGGTATGATAGGGCATTGTCATACGGCCTGACATGCATGCAACTTCAAGGCGCCATGGCCATTTTTGCTGCAAATATCAAGAGAATTCTCAAATTAATCTAA
- a CDS encoding ABC transporter substrate binding protein yields the protein MKKFIQVLLISIFFCISKAEGSSKDTYILIINSYNEGNTWAENIQNIITESIYDLKNIPINIEYLNNCEFTSLKEANETMNNLYLNYNKAKPKAIVIIGEAGWIVYRSTLPESWKKIPIVLTSVKYYTVSLNDLVSDKEINPIKLIPYKESIKGFNVTGVFHPLYIKETIQLMKKLMPQMTKIAFISDKRYSSVYSRFIFNYIRRKNFPELKEISLNQNNIKSEAMLDSISNMDKYTGILYYGWYTDGYTTMKALSTNRMQSIISSFTKTPVFSLLDYNLYYGSLAGGFFSSSSSYGTKAAEALHLILLGKKASDIPFQHASRPSNHLNYEYLIRNGIDKNLLPKEAVYYQKPPSFFEQNKIAIISLVCFILVCFTVFLSRIWVLNRTKKIKEREIVLLSKYKELFTHLPLLYIKIKLLYNENGDVNDYTVTELNQSFEKEFGIKRNKIIGKAASTINLPFSSKKCSFLQNIAKQKKRYTTEFCYREANKRYNILLYPTIDKEVLDIFFIDKTEEYKALQETKQIAIMRDSIIKIIPDMILVFNTSLDIIKVNKKVEKFFDLSYNEIVGKNIKDFFGEKYIKLLQQNICLTQNSEKYTQFITKRNVNNSLHYFESKLLPLYEDMYICIIGNITERMNEKAVQDELRSSLETILDNIPISLYLKEIGKDIRYKYWNKKAEELTGLKAKDIIEKTDIEIFGEEKAKKAEELYHLLISNGGTLYFEKEVTYQDNNSHTTSVIKNIIKRENKPSYLLTATWDITELKKIQHQLETNNYQLALALDAGEIIPWTWHYESKDIFYVHYNALNGNINLEKNDMAKSLHELSPMVHPDDLERVIKECYDLYNGKKDKLNIDIRINYHRTDYDWYSMKALVSERDRNGKAITITGATTNITKRKETEKELSEAKEKAEESNRLKSAFLANMSHEIRTPLNAIVGFSKILASTELSKEEKKQFADIIESNNNMLLQLINDILDLSKIEAGTLEFVYSNVDINTLLHEIEQSSRLKVDQNAVEILFDKKLPECVIHTEKHRFSEVISNFISNAVKFTQQGSIKFGYLPKGDQLYFYVEDTGRGIPKNKLNSVFDRFVKLDSFTQGTGLGLSICETIVYRLGGQIGVESEEGAGSKFWFTIPYIPTTIEEQSVIDIIETKPLEIDHEVTILVAEDDESNYKLVEILLNKEFQLIHAWNGEEAIELFKKHKPNLILMDIKMPTINGFEAAKIIRGISKDIPIIAVTAFAFEQSELKTAEYGFNSFLAKPINKVTLMNKVHNLLQKT from the coding sequence ATGAAAAAATTTATTCAAGTCCTGTTAATCAGCATTTTTTTCTGCATTTCAAAAGCTGAAGGTTCTTCAAAGGATACCTATATTCTAATTATTAACTCATACAATGAAGGCAATACATGGGCCGAAAACATACAGAACATTATTACTGAATCAATTTATGATCTAAAAAATATTCCCATAAATATCGAATACCTGAACAATTGCGAGTTTACATCATTGAAGGAAGCTAATGAAACAATGAATAATCTATACCTGAATTATAATAAAGCAAAACCTAAAGCAATAGTTATAATAGGGGAAGCCGGATGGATTGTTTATCGTAGCACTCTACCTGAGTCTTGGAAAAAAATTCCTATAGTACTTACTTCCGTTAAGTACTATACCGTTTCATTGAATGATCTTGTTTCAGACAAAGAAATCAATCCCATAAAGTTGATTCCCTATAAGGAATCTATCAAAGGATTTAATGTAACAGGTGTATTTCATCCTCTTTACATAAAGGAAACAATACAGTTAATGAAAAAGCTTATGCCTCAAATGACAAAAATAGCTTTCATCTCTGATAAACGGTATTCCAGTGTCTATAGTAGATTTATTTTTAATTACATAAGAAGAAAGAACTTCCCTGAATTGAAAGAGATATCCTTAAACCAGAATAATATTAAAAGTGAAGCTATGCTAGATTCCATATCCAATATGGACAAATATACTGGCATACTGTATTATGGATGGTACACTGATGGATATACAACAATGAAGGCTTTGTCTACCAATAGAATGCAAAGTATCATAAGCAGTTTTACCAAAACGCCTGTATTTAGTCTATTAGACTACAATCTGTATTATGGTTCATTGGCTGGAGGCTTCTTTTCAAGCAGTTCTAGTTATGGAACAAAAGCAGCCGAGGCATTACATTTGATTCTTTTGGGGAAGAAAGCCAGTGATATTCCTTTTCAACATGCAAGCAGACCCTCCAACCATTTAAATTATGAATATTTAATTCGAAATGGAATCGATAAAAACTTATTGCCCAAAGAAGCTGTTTATTATCAAAAGCCTCCTAGTTTCTTTGAGCAGAACAAAATAGCTATTATATCTTTAGTTTGTTTCATTCTGGTATGTTTTACCGTTTTTCTATCAAGAATATGGGTTTTAAACAGAACAAAAAAAATAAAAGAAAGAGAGATAGTACTACTCTCTAAATACAAAGAGCTCTTCACACATCTTCCGTTATTGTATATAAAAATAAAGTTACTTTATAATGAAAACGGAGATGTGAATGATTATACTGTAACAGAGCTAAATCAATCATTTGAAAAAGAATTTGGAATAAAAAGAAATAAAATTATAGGTAAAGCAGCCAGCACAATTAATCTTCCGTTCTCTTCAAAAAAATGCAGCTTCTTACAAAATATAGCTAAACAAAAGAAACGCTATACAACAGAATTCTGCTATAGAGAAGCAAATAAGAGATATAATATATTATTATATCCTACAATTGATAAAGAGGTTCTTGATATATTCTTTATTGACAAGACTGAAGAATATAAAGCTCTTCAAGAGACAAAACAAATAGCTATTATGCGAGACAGTATTATTAAGATTATTCCAGACATGATCTTAGTATTCAATACATCGCTGGATATTATTAAGGTCAATAAAAAAGTTGAAAAGTTCTTTGACCTCAGCTACAATGAAATAGTTGGAAAAAATATTAAAGATTTCTTTGGAGAAAAATATATCAAGCTACTTCAACAGAATATATGCCTTACACAAAACAGTGAAAAATACACACAGTTTATCACTAAAAGAAATGTAAATAACTCACTTCACTATTTTGAATCAAAGCTATTGCCTCTCTATGAAGATATGTACATCTGTATTATTGGGAATATAACTGAAAGGATGAATGAGAAAGCAGTACAGGACGAATTAAGATCGTCCTTAGAGACCATTCTTGATAATATCCCAATATCACTCTATTTAAAAGAAATAGGAAAAGATATTAGATATAAATATTGGAATAAAAAAGCAGAAGAACTCACAGGGCTAAAAGCAAAAGATATCATTGAAAAAACAGATATTGAAATCTTCGGAGAAGAGAAAGCTAAAAAAGCAGAAGAACTTTATCACTTATTAATTAGCAATGGAGGTACTCTCTATTTTGAGAAAGAAGTAACATATCAGGATAACAATTCACACACTACAAGTGTAATAAAAAACATAATAAAGAGAGAAAATAAGCCTTCTTATTTATTAACTGCAACATGGGATATTACGGAATTAAAAAAAATCCAGCATCAACTTGAAACAAACAACTATCAACTAGCCTTAGCATTAGATGCTGGAGAAATAATTCCATGGACATGGCATTACGAATCTAAAGATATATTTTATGTTCACTATAATGCTCTAAATGGAAATATTAATCTGGAGAAAAATGACATGGCAAAATCATTGCATGAACTTTCCCCTATGGTTCATCCCGATGACTTAGAGCGTGTAATAAAAGAATGCTATGATCTATACAATGGCAAAAAAGACAAATTAAATATTGATATCCGGATTAATTATCATAGGACTGATTATGACTGGTATTCAATGAAAGCTTTAGTCAGTGAACGCGATAGAAATGGAAAAGCTATTACCATAACAGGAGCCACTACTAATATTACAAAAAGAAAAGAAACAGAGAAGGAATTATCCGAAGCTAAAGAGAAAGCTGAAGAATCTAATCGTTTAAAATCTGCTTTTCTGGCAAATATGAGCCATGAAATACGTACACCTCTTAATGCAATAGTTGGATTCTCAAAAATTCTGGCATCAACAGAATTAAGCAAAGAAGAAAAGAAACAGTTTGCTGACATCATTGAAAGTAATAACAACATGCTATTACAACTCATAAATGACATTCTTGATTTGTCTAAAATAGAGGCTGGCACATTGGAATTTGTATACTCTAATGTTGATATAAATACTCTACTTCACGAAATTGAACAATCATCAAGACTAAAGGTCGATCAAAATGCTGTTGAAATATTATTCGATAAAAAACTTCCTGAATGCGTTATTCATACAGAAAAACACCGTTTCTCAGAGGTTATATCTAACTTCATATCAAATGCGGTTAAATTTACTCAGCAAGGATCCATTAAGTTTGGTTATTTACCAAAAGGTGATCAGTTATATTTCTATGTAGAAGATACTGGGCGCGGTATCCCTAAGAATAAACTAAATTCGGTGTTCGATCGCTTTGTTAAACTAGACTCTTTTACGCAAGGAACAGGACTAGGGCTATCAATATGTGAAACTATTGTTTATAGGTTAGGTGGACAAATTGGTGTAGAATCTGAAGAAGGTGCTGGTTCCAAATTCTGGTTTACAATTCCATATATTCCAACTACTATTGAAGAACAATCAGTGATAGATATAATAGAGACTAAACCTTTAGAAATAGATCATGAAGTTACAATTCTTGTGGCTGAAGATGACGAAAGTAATTATAAACTTGTTGAAATATTACTGAATAAAGAGTTTCAGCTTATACATGCATGGAATGGAGAAGAAGCCATTGAATTATTCAAGAAGCACAAACCCAATTTGATACTCATGGATATTAAGATGCCTACTATAAATGGATTTGAAGCAGCAAAGATAATCAGAGGTATTTCTAAAGATATACCTATCATAGCGGTTACAGCATTCGCTTTTGAACAAAGCGAACTAAAAACAGCAGAATATGGTTTTAATTCATTCCTTGCAAAACCTATTAATAAAGTTACGCTAATGAATAAGGTTCACAATCTTCTTCAAAAAACATAA
- a CDS encoding ABC transporter ATP-binding protein → MTRKPIIELTNIKRQFIVGEETVHALRGVSFSIKEGEFVTIMGTSGSGKSTLLNLLGCLDTPTSGEYLLDGVKVRDMGKAERAVLRNRKIGFVFQSYNLLPKTTAIENVELPLMYNINVSATQRKEKAVQSLVKVGLGDRLMHKSNQMSGGQMQRVAIARALVNDPVIILADEATGNLDTRTSYEILVLFQELHAAGRTIIFVTHNPEIAQFCSRNIILRDGHIVEDKINDKVFSAKEALDALPIEKE, encoded by the coding sequence ATGACTCGCAAACCAATCATAGAACTAACCAACATCAAGAGACAATTTATTGTCGGAGAGGAAACGGTACATGCCCTACGGGGTGTGTCGTTTTCCATCAAAGAAGGTGAATTTGTCACTATCATGGGAACCAGCGGCTCGGGAAAGTCTACACTTCTTAACCTGCTGGGCTGCCTGGATACTCCCACCTCAGGAGAATATCTTCTGGATGGAGTCAAAGTGCGGGACATGGGAAAAGCCGAAAGAGCTGTACTGCGTAACCGAAAAATAGGCTTTGTCTTTCAAAGCTATAACCTGCTACCCAAAACAACTGCTATAGAAAACGTAGAATTGCCGTTAATGTATAATATAAACGTATCGGCAACCCAACGAAAAGAGAAAGCTGTACAGTCACTGGTTAAAGTAGGACTGGGCGACCGTTTAATGCACAAAAGCAATCAGATGTCAGGCGGACAGATGCAGAGAGTAGCCATTGCACGTGCATTGGTTAACGATCCTGTGATAATTCTGGCTGATGAAGCTACCGGTAATCTTGATACGCGTACATCATATGAAATATTAGTACTCTTTCAGGAGCTGCACGCAGCAGGACGAACAATTATATTTGTTACCCACAATCCTGAAATCGCTCAATTCTGCAGCCGAAACATCATTTTAAGAGACGGCCACATTGTTGAAGATAAAATTAACGACAAGGTTTTTTCAGCCAAAGAAGCACTGGATGCTTTGCCCATTGAAAAAGAATAG
- a CDS encoding 2-hydroxyacid dehydrogenase, whose protein sequence is MKKYTIAFFDTKSYDEESFNLANEKFNFEIKYFKGHLNKNNVILTKDTDAVCIFVNDTADAEIIDAMALYGVKLLALRCAGFNNVDLVAAQDKMTVVRVPAYSPYAVAEHTVALMLSLNRKTHRAYLRTRDGNFTLNGLLGFDMHGKTAGIIGTGKIAKILIHILKGFGMNILAYDLYPDYNFARENQIVYTSLDELYHNADIISLHCPLTAETKYLINDYSISKMKDGVMIINTGRGQLIHTNALIEGLKNKKIGAAGLDVYEEEGDYFYEDKSDKIIDDDVLARLLSFNNVIVTSHQAFFTQEALGNIAHTTLQNIKDFIEEKQLENEVKIK, encoded by the coding sequence ATGAAGAAATACACTATTGCTTTTTTTGATACTAAGTCTTATGACGAAGAATCATTCAACCTAGCTAACGAAAAATTCAATTTCGAGATAAAATACTTCAAGGGCCATCTCAACAAGAACAATGTAATCCTTACCAAGGATACCGATGCTGTATGCATCTTTGTAAATGATACAGCCGATGCTGAGATTATTGATGCAATGGCTCTGTACGGGGTAAAACTACTTGCTTTGCGGTGTGCAGGGTTTAATAATGTTGACCTTGTCGCTGCACAAGATAAAATGACTGTGGTGCGCGTACCTGCTTACTCTCCTTATGCAGTGGCAGAACATACTGTTGCACTTATGCTGTCGCTCAACAGGAAAACCCACCGAGCATACCTGCGCACACGCGACGGCAACTTCACCTTGAACGGATTGCTGGGTTTTGATATGCACGGAAAGACTGCAGGTATTATTGGAACAGGGAAAATAGCAAAGATACTAATCCATATACTCAAAGGCTTCGGCATGAATATTCTTGCTTATGATCTCTATCCTGATTATAACTTTGCCCGGGAAAATCAGATTGTCTACACCTCTTTGGATGAACTATATCACAATGCCGATATTATCTCTCTGCACTGTCCGCTTACTGCCGAAACAAAATACCTCATCAATGATTACTCTATCAGCAAAATGAAAGATGGCGTGATGATTATTAATACCGGACGTGGACAACTAATTCACACCAACGCTTTGATAGAAGGTTTAAAAAACAAGAAAATAGGTGCTGCCGGACTGGATGTGTACGAAGAAGAAGGCGATTATTTCTATGAAGATAAATCAGACAAGATTATTGACGATGATGTGTTGGCCCGATTGCTATCCTTCAACAATGTGATTGTAACCTCCCATCAGGCATTCTTTACACAGGAGGCATTAGGCAATATTGCTCATACCACCCTTCAGAATATAAAAGATTTTATTGAAGAAAAGCAGCTGGAAAACGAAGTGAAAATAAAATAA